From Hippoglossus stenolepis isolate QCI-W04-F060 chromosome 4, HSTE1.2, whole genome shotgun sequence, a single genomic window includes:
- the clptm1 gene encoding cleft lip and palate transmembrane protein 1 homolog: protein MATQESDAAKDTVSNGEVSSNGTVAATDDQTVQTAADAQDPQQPPQQAPNAWQVIKGVLFRIFIIWAISSWFRRGPSTPDPNTPAGAPRVPSRNLFPKETLMDLYVYVSQEEVFSDFNNTDSLFWFHRDLVYGDWNMGEEGDGCYERYEEIDIPEAVQHNGSLFIHVYFTKSGFHPDPKRKGQYRRLATVHSTRMLNKFKRRKFMKTKNLLTGETEADPEIIKRAESHGPVEIISHWHPNLTINIVDDHTAWVKGSVPPPLDQHVKFDAVSGDYYPIVYFNDYWNLQKDYYSINETLTKLPLRLNYCPLSLWRWQLYAAQNARSPWNFLPEDTYEQSDEDQDSVKVALLETNPYLLGLTIVVSIVHSIFEFLAFKNDIQFWNSRQSLEGLSVRSIVFGVFQSLIVLLYILDNETNFVVQVSVFIGLLIDLWKITKVMDVKLDRENKILGLIPRIAFNDKSTYVKSSTKIYDDMAFKYLSWLLYPLFGCYAVYSLLYVEHKGWYSWVLSMLYGFLLTFGFITMTPQLFINYKMKSVAHLPWRMLTYKALNTFIDDLFAFVIKMPMMYRIGCLRDDVVFFVYLYQRWIYRVDPNRVNEFGTSGVDHDPSKTPTVEGAPAVEGAPAVEGAPAVEGAPAVEGAPPADDPAADDAPAVEGASEADDPTADDAPAVDDPEADDDTAEDDPAEDDPAADDAPAAAALTDKPEGEKKND from the exons ATGGCGACGCAGGAGAGCGACGCGGCGAAAGACACCGTGAGCAACGGCGAG GTGAGCAGCAATGGAACTGTTGCAGCAACAGATGACCAGACTGTGCAGACAGCTGCAGATGCACAGGACCCTCAGCAGCCACCGCAACAAGCACCAAATGCCTGGCAGGTTATTAAAGGAGTCCTCTTCAG AATCTTCATAATATGGGCGATCAGTAGTTGGTTCCGCCGAGGACCGTCCACGCCTGACCCCAACACGCCAGCTGGGGCACCCAGAGTACCCAGCAGGAATCTCTTCCCCAAGGAAACCCTCATg gacCTGTATGTTTATGTGTCCCAGGAGGAGGTGTTCTCTGACTTCAACAACACAGATTCCCTGTTCTGGTTCCACAGGGACCTGGTCTATGGAGACTGGAACATGGGAGAGGAAGGGGACGGCTGCTACGAGCGTTATGAGGAGATTGACATCCCAGAG GCTGTTCAGCACAACGGTTCCCTTTTCATTCACGTCTACTTCACTAAAAGTGGATTCCACCCAGACCCCAAACGCAAGGGACAGTATCGGAGACTGGCAACAGTTCATTCAACACGAA TGCTGAATAAATTCAAACGAAGAAAGTTTATGAAGACCAAGAATTTGCTAACAGGAGAAACAGAAGCAGATCCTGAAATTATCAAG CGAGCAGAGAGCCACGGTCCAGTGGAGATTATTTCTCATTGGCATCCCAACCTCACCATCAACATAGTAGATGACCACACAGCCTGGGTCAAAGGCTCTGTTCCACCTCCTCTAGACCAAC ATGTGAAGTTTGATGCAGTCAGTGGCGACTACTACCCCATCGTGTACTTCAATGACTACTGGAACCTGCAGAAAGATTACTACTCCATCAACGAGACCCTGACAAAGCTGCCGCTGCGTCTCAACTACTGCCCACTGTCCTTGTGGCGCTGGCAGCTGTACGCTGCCCAGAACGCTCGCTCGCCATGGAACTTCCTGCCTGAGGACACTTATGAGCAGTCTGATGAAGACCAGGACTCTGTGAAG GTGGCCCTTTTGGAAACCAACCCATACCTGCTGGGACTCACCATCGTTGTCTCCATTGTGCACAGCATCTTTGAGTTTCTTGCCTTCAAGAACG ataTCCAGTTCTGGAACAGCAGACAGTCTCTTGAAGGTCTGTCGGTCCGCTCCATCGTGTTTGGAGTGTTTCAGTCCCTGATAGTGCTGCTGTACATACTCGACAACGAAACCAACTTTGTGGTGCAGGTCAGCGTCTTCATCGGTCTTCTCATTGACCTGTGGAAAATCACCAAGGTCATGGACGTCAAA CTGGACAGAGAGAACAAAATCTTGGGGTTAATCCCAAGAATTGCATTCAATGACAAGTCAACATACGTGAAGTCTTCAACCAAAATCTATGACGAC ATGGCCTTCAAGTACCTGTCATGGCTGCTCTACCCTCTGTTTGGCTGCTATGCTGTCTACAGTTTATTGTACGTAGAGCACAAAGGCTGGTACTCATGGGTACTCAGCATGCTGTATGGCTTCTTGTTAACCTTTG gTTTCATTACAATGACGCCGCAGCTATTCATCAACTACAAAATGAAGTCTGTGGCCCACCTCCCATGGAGGATGCTCACCTACAAGGCTCTGAATACCTTTATTGATGACCTGTTTGCCTTCGTCATCAAGATGCCCATGATGTACAGGATAGGATGCCTCAGAGACG ATGTGGTGTTCTTCGTCTACCTTTACCAGCGCTGGATCTATCGGGTTGATCCCAACAGGGTCAACGAGTTTGGCACCAGCGGAGTAGACCACGACCCGAGCAAGACACCGACAGTAGAAGGTGCTCCCGCAGTAGAAGGTGCTCCCGCAGTAGAAGGTGCTCCCGCAGTAGAAGGTGCTCCCGCAGTCGAAGGTGCTCCTCCAGCAGACGATCCTGCAGCAGACGATGCTCCCGCAGTAGAAGGTGCTTCTGAAGCAGATGATCCCACAGCAGACGATGCTCCCGCAGTAGATGATCCTGAAGCAGATGATGATACCGCAGAAGACGATCCTGCAGAAGACGATCCTGCAGCAGACGATGCTCCCGCAGCGGCCGCCCTCACAGACAAACcagagggggagaagaagaacgaTTAA
- the relb gene encoding transcription factor RelB isoform X2 has protein sequence MKDMDIFTGSSDRGLSDFELIEEIITQDGEQSAVGLPRPCAPPADLPPQVPRSQHLRMHRQSSSLASQPVLVARGTSHPPICTFPQSLLRLNNPSVMASAPPSRAVTSSASSPRQCQGVSSKNRDDTDMLDRILEKPRLVVVEEPKDRGMRFRYECEGRSAGSILGVSSTDTNKTQPAIEIQGPVEYIKRVTVTVSLVTKDLPHRPHPHCLVGKDCPIGSGICEVSLNPKSSRRHSFANLGIQCVRRRELDSSLQKRRSQNIDPFQTGDTKGIEDLDMNAVRLCFQCELEWEDGRKDSLNPVVSTTIYDKKATTTSQLKITCLNQNRGSCSGKTEIYMLCDKVQKDDIEIIFRRGSWKANGEFAQTDVHRQIAIVFKTPPYQDQNLTEEVEVSVSLRRISDQMESESVTFTYLPHNPDPYEVKRKCRIKSDISFREKTCLTECAPAAEQPFHFTQPHTTMPPDKWPCAGQPAASAVGAACYNAPQDSNNRTDEAALLSQLLEMPALWDMFDFEMEPDGSSTFTNMEVNFNQNIGSYTQDFSQYSDLQFNMLVNENQSLQSEPQDGLASEVQVKKEEAL, from the exons ATGAAAGACATGGACATCTTCACTGGTTCTTCTG ACCGAGGCCTGTCAGACTTCG AGCTCATTGAGGAAATCATCACACAGGACGGTGAGCAGTCAGCTGTCGGCCTCCCTCGACCTTGTGCCCCTCCTGCCGACCTCCCCCCCCAGGTGCCGCGCAGCCAGCACCTCAGGATGCACCGACAGAGCTCCTCGCTGGCGTCACAGCCGGTGCTGGTGGCCAGAGGCACTTCACACCCG cCGATCTGCACCTTCCCTCAGTCCCTGCTGCGGCTGAACAATCCCAGTGTGATGGCGTCAGCTCCTCCCTCCCGGGCCGTCACCTCTTCGGCCAGCTCCCCTCGCCAATGTCAAGGCGTTTCCTCTAAGAACCGGGACGACACCGACATGCTGGACCGGATCCTGGAGAAGCccaggctggtggtggtggaggagccCAAGGACAGAGGCATGAGGTTTCGGTACGAGTGTGAAGGACGCTCCGCCGGCAGCATCCTGGGGGTGTCCAGCACCGACACCAACAAGACTCAGCCTGCGATTGAG ATCCAGGGTCCCGTTGAATACATAAAGAGGGTCACAGTCACCGTTTCCTTGGTGACCAAAGACCTCCCTCATCGGCCTCACCCCCACTGCCTTGTGGGTAAAGACTGCCCGATTGGTTCAGGGATCTGTGAGGTCTCGTTGAACCCTAAGAGCAGCCGGCGACACAG CTTTGCCAACCTTGGTAtccagtgtgtgaggaggagagaacttGACTCTTCACTTCAGAAAAGAAGAAGCCAAAATATCGACCCCTTTCAAA ctgGTGACACGAAGGGCATTGAAGACCTGGACATGAACGCCGTGCGTCTGTGTTTCCAGTGTGAGCTCGAGTGGGAGGACGGCAGGAAGGACAGTCTCAACCCTGTGGTGTCCACTACAATCTATGACAAGA AGGCCACGACTACATCCCAGCTGAAGATCACCTGTTTGAACCAGAACAGAGGCTCCTGCTCGGGAAAGACTGAGATCTACATGTTGTGTGACAAAGTGCAGAAAG ATGACATTGAGATCATATTCCGGCGCGGTTCGTGGAAGGCGAATGGGGAGTTCGCCCAGACAGATGTGCACCGGCAGATCGCTATCGTGTTCAAGACGCCACCGTACCAGGACCAGAACCtcacggaggaggtggaggtcaGCGTCTCACTGCGTCGCATCTCAGACCAGATGGAGAGCGAGTCAGTGACCTTCACGTACCTGCCACACAACCCAG ATCCATATGAGGTGAAGAGGAAGTGCAGAATAAAGTCAGACATCAGTTTCAGAGAGAAGACGTGTTTAACAG agtgtgcacctgcagcagagcagccctTCCACTTCACGCAGCCTCACACCACGATGCCTCCAGACAAGTGGCCTTGTGCCGGCCAGCCTGCAGCCTCTGCTGTCGGGGCGGCATGTTATAACGCGCCCCAGGACTCAAACAACCGCACAGATGAGGCGGCCTTGCTTAGTCAGTTGCTAGAAATGCCTGCATTATGGGATATGTTTGACTTTGAGATGGAGCCTGACGGCAGCTCCACATTTACCAACATGGAGGTGAACTTTAACCAGAACATTGGCTCGTACACTCAGGACTTTTCCCAGTACAGTGACCTGCAGTTCAACATGCTGGTCAATGAGAACCAGAGTCTGCAGTCAGAGCCACAGGACGGCCTCGCCAGCGAGGTTCAGGTGAAGAAAGAAGAGGCGCTATGA
- the relb gene encoding transcription factor p65 isoform X1 → MKDMDIFTGSSDRGLSDFELIEEIITQDGEQSAVGLPRPCAPPADLPPQVPRSQHLRMHRQSSSLASQPVLVARGTSHPPICTFPQSLLRLNNPSVMASAPPSRAVTSSASSPRQCQGVSSKNRDDTDMLDRILEKPRLVVVEEPKDRGMRFRYECEGRSAGSILGVSSTDTNKTQPAIEIQGPVEYIKRVTVTVSLVTKDLPHRPHPHCLVGKDCPIGSGICEVSLNPKSSRRHSFANLGIQCVRRRELDSSLQKRRSQNIDPFQTGDTKGIEDLDMNAVRLCFQCELEWEDGRKDSLNPVVSTTIYDKKATTTSQLKITCLNQNRGSCSGKTEIYMLCDKVQKDDIEIIFRRGSWKANGEFAQTDVHRQIAIVFKTPPYQDQNLTEEVEVSVSLRRISDQMESESVTFTYLPHNPDPYEVKRKCRIKSDISFREKTCLTAECAPAAEQPFHFTQPHTTMPPDKWPCAGQPAASAVGAACYNAPQDSNNRTDEAALLSQLLEMPALWDMFDFEMEPDGSSTFTNMEVNFNQNIGSYTQDFSQYSDLQFNMLVNENQSLQSEPQDGLASEVQVKKEEAL, encoded by the exons ATGAAAGACATGGACATCTTCACTGGTTCTTCTG ACCGAGGCCTGTCAGACTTCG AGCTCATTGAGGAAATCATCACACAGGACGGTGAGCAGTCAGCTGTCGGCCTCCCTCGACCTTGTGCCCCTCCTGCCGACCTCCCCCCCCAGGTGCCGCGCAGCCAGCACCTCAGGATGCACCGACAGAGCTCCTCGCTGGCGTCACAGCCGGTGCTGGTGGCCAGAGGCACTTCACACCCG cCGATCTGCACCTTCCCTCAGTCCCTGCTGCGGCTGAACAATCCCAGTGTGATGGCGTCAGCTCCTCCCTCCCGGGCCGTCACCTCTTCGGCCAGCTCCCCTCGCCAATGTCAAGGCGTTTCCTCTAAGAACCGGGACGACACCGACATGCTGGACCGGATCCTGGAGAAGCccaggctggtggtggtggaggagccCAAGGACAGAGGCATGAGGTTTCGGTACGAGTGTGAAGGACGCTCCGCCGGCAGCATCCTGGGGGTGTCCAGCACCGACACCAACAAGACTCAGCCTGCGATTGAG ATCCAGGGTCCCGTTGAATACATAAAGAGGGTCACAGTCACCGTTTCCTTGGTGACCAAAGACCTCCCTCATCGGCCTCACCCCCACTGCCTTGTGGGTAAAGACTGCCCGATTGGTTCAGGGATCTGTGAGGTCTCGTTGAACCCTAAGAGCAGCCGGCGACACAG CTTTGCCAACCTTGGTAtccagtgtgtgaggaggagagaacttGACTCTTCACTTCAGAAAAGAAGAAGCCAAAATATCGACCCCTTTCAAA ctgGTGACACGAAGGGCATTGAAGACCTGGACATGAACGCCGTGCGTCTGTGTTTCCAGTGTGAGCTCGAGTGGGAGGACGGCAGGAAGGACAGTCTCAACCCTGTGGTGTCCACTACAATCTATGACAAGA AGGCCACGACTACATCCCAGCTGAAGATCACCTGTTTGAACCAGAACAGAGGCTCCTGCTCGGGAAAGACTGAGATCTACATGTTGTGTGACAAAGTGCAGAAAG ATGACATTGAGATCATATTCCGGCGCGGTTCGTGGAAGGCGAATGGGGAGTTCGCCCAGACAGATGTGCACCGGCAGATCGCTATCGTGTTCAAGACGCCACCGTACCAGGACCAGAACCtcacggaggaggtggaggtcaGCGTCTCACTGCGTCGCATCTCAGACCAGATGGAGAGCGAGTCAGTGACCTTCACGTACCTGCCACACAACCCAG ATCCATATGAGGTGAAGAGGAAGTGCAGAATAAAGTCAGACATCAGTTTCAGAGAGAAGACGTGTTTAACAG cagagtgtgcacctgcagcagagcagccctTCCACTTCACGCAGCCTCACACCACGATGCCTCCAGACAAGTGGCCTTGTGCCGGCCAGCCTGCAGCCTCTGCTGTCGGGGCGGCATGTTATAACGCGCCCCAGGACTCAAACAACCGCACAGATGAGGCGGCCTTGCTTAGTCAGTTGCTAGAAATGCCTGCATTATGGGATATGTTTGACTTTGAGATGGAGCCTGACGGCAGCTCCACATTTACCAACATGGAGGTGAACTTTAACCAGAACATTGGCTCGTACACTCAGGACTTTTCCCAGTACAGTGACCTGCAGTTCAACATGCTGGTCAATGAGAACCAGAGTCTGCAGTCAGAGCCACAGGACGGCCTCGCCAGCGAGGTTCAGGTGAAGAAAGAAGAGGCGCTATGA
- the relb gene encoding transcription factor RelB isoform X3, with the protein MASAPPSRAVTSSASSPRQCQGVSSKNRDDTDMLDRILEKPRLVVVEEPKDRGMRFRYECEGRSAGSILGVSSTDTNKTQPAIEIQGPVEYIKRVTVTVSLVTKDLPHRPHPHCLVGKDCPIGSGICEVSLNPKSSRRHSFANLGIQCVRRRELDSSLQKRRSQNIDPFQTGDTKGIEDLDMNAVRLCFQCELEWEDGRKDSLNPVVSTTIYDKKATTTSQLKITCLNQNRGSCSGKTEIYMLCDKVQKDDIEIIFRRGSWKANGEFAQTDVHRQIAIVFKTPPYQDQNLTEEVEVSVSLRRISDQMESESVTFTYLPHNPDPYEVKRKCRIKSDISFREKTCLTAECAPAAEQPFHFTQPHTTMPPDKWPCAGQPAASAVGAACYNAPQDSNNRTDEAALLSQLLEMPALWDMFDFEMEPDGSSTFTNMEVNFNQNIGSYTQDFSQYSDLQFNMLVNENQSLQSEPQDGLASEVQVKKEEAL; encoded by the exons ATGGCGTCAGCTCCTCCCTCCCGGGCCGTCACCTCTTCGGCCAGCTCCCCTCGCCAATGTCAAGGCGTTTCCTCTAAGAACCGGGACGACACCGACATGCTGGACCGGATCCTGGAGAAGCccaggctggtggtggtggaggagccCAAGGACAGAGGCATGAGGTTTCGGTACGAGTGTGAAGGACGCTCCGCCGGCAGCATCCTGGGGGTGTCCAGCACCGACACCAACAAGACTCAGCCTGCGATTGAG ATCCAGGGTCCCGTTGAATACATAAAGAGGGTCACAGTCACCGTTTCCTTGGTGACCAAAGACCTCCCTCATCGGCCTCACCCCCACTGCCTTGTGGGTAAAGACTGCCCGATTGGTTCAGGGATCTGTGAGGTCTCGTTGAACCCTAAGAGCAGCCGGCGACACAG CTTTGCCAACCTTGGTAtccagtgtgtgaggaggagagaacttGACTCTTCACTTCAGAAAAGAAGAAGCCAAAATATCGACCCCTTTCAAA ctgGTGACACGAAGGGCATTGAAGACCTGGACATGAACGCCGTGCGTCTGTGTTTCCAGTGTGAGCTCGAGTGGGAGGACGGCAGGAAGGACAGTCTCAACCCTGTGGTGTCCACTACAATCTATGACAAGA AGGCCACGACTACATCCCAGCTGAAGATCACCTGTTTGAACCAGAACAGAGGCTCCTGCTCGGGAAAGACTGAGATCTACATGTTGTGTGACAAAGTGCAGAAAG ATGACATTGAGATCATATTCCGGCGCGGTTCGTGGAAGGCGAATGGGGAGTTCGCCCAGACAGATGTGCACCGGCAGATCGCTATCGTGTTCAAGACGCCACCGTACCAGGACCAGAACCtcacggaggaggtggaggtcaGCGTCTCACTGCGTCGCATCTCAGACCAGATGGAGAGCGAGTCAGTGACCTTCACGTACCTGCCACACAACCCAG ATCCATATGAGGTGAAGAGGAAGTGCAGAATAAAGTCAGACATCAGTTTCAGAGAGAAGACGTGTTTAACAG cagagtgtgcacctgcagcagagcagccctTCCACTTCACGCAGCCTCACACCACGATGCCTCCAGACAAGTGGCCTTGTGCCGGCCAGCCTGCAGCCTCTGCTGTCGGGGCGGCATGTTATAACGCGCCCCAGGACTCAAACAACCGCACAGATGAGGCGGCCTTGCTTAGTCAGTTGCTAGAAATGCCTGCATTATGGGATATGTTTGACTTTGAGATGGAGCCTGACGGCAGCTCCACATTTACCAACATGGAGGTGAACTTTAACCAGAACATTGGCTCGTACACTCAGGACTTTTCCCAGTACAGTGACCTGCAGTTCAACATGCTGGTCAATGAGAACCAGAGTCTGCAGTCAGAGCCACAGGACGGCCTCGCCAGCGAGGTTCAGGTGAAGAAAGAAGAGGCGCTATGA